The following are encoded together in the Cerasicoccus sp. TK19100 genome:
- a CDS encoding ribonuclease R family protein, whose protein sequence is MALEESIIELLGKKDYSPLRQDELSDALLLRKTERKQLRRTLHKLLDEGVIARVKKDRFVLPKDADLVAGDISFRQSGSARVFPEQKPGQATREPLEIKAEDTGLAMHGDKVLVRVDDFEKRFHGRDRGNRRRSQFDNMQFGRVIRILQRKRETFPGTLKRSRMFWYVIPDDPRIIQDILVPPPEQATFLPRPKEDDKVIVRMLEWRQRHLNPEGEIIEVLGQTHEPGAEFKALLHKFDLSPEFPQAVSEQVLEVSPKVTNSDIGNRFDARKIFTFTIDPDDAKDFDDALSIEYKKGGGLKIGVHIADVSAYVKHNTPLDREAQKRGNSTYLVGCVIPMLPHALSNGICSLVEAEDRLVKTVWLDFDAKGALRKKSFSNSVIRSNKRLTYAQALALLKQSDLEKIRATPLPAAHQTGSTGRALNELQDNELEDLQKGVRALWKVASNLRRDRFKKGSLELDMPEVKIYVDEDGYADKIVQHEYDESHQLIEEYMLLANEVVAKELSHAQLPYLSRVHDEPEPEKLDELRQQMAIAGIKCGDLTKRSEVTKLLKAIKDHPQGYTLRISFLRSLKQACYRAEADGHYGLAKQFYAHFTSPIRRYSDLIVHRIFDFHLVKSGNDSAPSRPPKIYAKNELDRLGEHVSITERNSQEAERESNKIKLLEYFEREAERPEKNEFDAVITDARNHGLFIELTQTMAFGMVHISTLQDDIYHVVDGGQALLGRKQQKRYSVGDNVKVVIERIDRFKRQMDFRLTDQIEDKPRRGGRGGPPRGRSQGSRSSSSRSQSSRGQGGRSQGSKSSSSGKSSQAGKRNPSGKSSPGGKSGGRGQRKRNK, encoded by the coding sequence ATGGCTCTAGAAGAATCGATTATCGAATTACTGGGGAAAAAAGATTATTCCCCGCTACGCCAGGACGAACTGTCTGACGCCCTCCTGCTCCGCAAAACCGAGCGCAAGCAACTGCGCCGAACCCTGCATAAACTGCTCGACGAAGGCGTCATTGCCCGCGTCAAGAAAGACCGCTTTGTCCTCCCCAAAGACGCCGACCTCGTCGCCGGCGACATCAGTTTCCGCCAGAGCGGCTCCGCCCGCGTCTTCCCCGAGCAAAAGCCCGGGCAGGCCACCCGTGAGCCCCTGGAGATAAAAGCCGAAGACACCGGCCTGGCCATGCACGGCGACAAGGTCCTCGTCCGCGTGGATGACTTTGAAAAACGCTTCCACGGACGCGACCGCGGCAACCGCCGCCGCAGCCAGTTTGACAACATGCAGTTTGGCCGCGTTATCCGCATTTTGCAGCGCAAGCGAGAGACCTTTCCCGGCACCCTGAAACGCTCCCGCATGTTCTGGTATGTCATCCCGGACGACCCGCGCATCATCCAGGACATCCTCGTGCCGCCGCCCGAACAGGCAACTTTTCTGCCGCGCCCCAAGGAGGACGACAAGGTCATTGTGCGCATGCTCGAATGGCGTCAGCGCCACCTCAACCCCGAGGGCGAAATCATCGAAGTGCTCGGCCAGACCCACGAGCCGGGTGCCGAGTTCAAGGCGTTGCTGCACAAGTTTGACCTCTCCCCGGAGTTCCCGCAGGCCGTCAGCGAGCAGGTGCTCGAAGTCTCGCCCAAGGTCACCAACAGCGACATCGGCAACCGCTTTGATGCGCGCAAGATCTTTACCTTCACCATCGACCCGGACGACGCCAAGGACTTCGACGACGCCCTTTCCATCGAGTATAAAAAAGGCGGTGGCCTGAAGATCGGTGTGCACATTGCCGACGTCTCCGCCTACGTGAAGCACAACACGCCGCTCGACCGCGAGGCCCAGAAGCGCGGCAACTCCACCTACCTCGTCGGCTGCGTGATCCCCATGCTCCCGCACGCGCTCTCCAACGGCATTTGCTCGCTCGTCGAGGCCGAGGACCGCCTCGTGAAAACGGTCTGGCTGGACTTCGACGCCAAGGGCGCTCTGCGCAAAAAGTCGTTCTCCAATTCCGTCATCCGCTCCAACAAGCGCCTCACCTACGCCCAGGCCCTGGCGCTGCTCAAGCAAAGCGACTTGGAGAAAATCCGCGCCACGCCCCTGCCCGCCGCGCACCAAACCGGCTCCACCGGCCGCGCGCTCAACGAGCTGCAAGACAACGAGCTGGAAGACCTGCAAAAGGGCGTCCGCGCCCTGTGGAAAGTTGCCTCCAATCTGCGCCGCGATCGCTTTAAAAAAGGCAGCCTCGAGCTCGATATGCCCGAGGTGAAAATCTACGTCGATGAGGACGGCTACGCGGACAAAATCGTCCAGCACGAATACGACGAGAGCCACCAGCTCATCGAGGAATACATGCTCCTGGCCAACGAAGTCGTCGCCAAAGAGTTATCCCACGCGCAGCTGCCTTACCTGTCCCGCGTTCACGACGAGCCCGAGCCCGAGAAGCTTGATGAGCTCCGCCAGCAAATGGCCATCGCGGGCATCAAATGCGGCGACCTCACCAAGCGCAGCGAAGTCACCAAGCTGCTCAAAGCGATCAAAGATCATCCGCAGGGCTACACGCTGCGCATTAGCTTTTTGCGCAGTCTCAAGCAGGCCTGCTACCGCGCCGAAGCCGACGGCCACTACGGCCTGGCCAAGCAATTTTACGCGCATTTCACCTCGCCGATCCGCCGCTACTCGGACCTGATCGTGCACCGCATTTTTGACTTTCACCTGGTCAAATCCGGCAACGACAGCGCCCCCTCGCGCCCGCCCAAAATCTACGCCAAGAACGAGCTCGACCGCCTCGGCGAGCACGTCTCGATCACCGAGCGCAACAGCCAGGAAGCCGAGCGCGAGTCGAACAAGATCAAGCTCCTCGAATACTTCGAGCGCGAGGCCGAGCGCCCCGAGAAAAACGAGTTCGACGCCGTCATTACCGACGCCCGCAACCACGGCCTCTTCATCGAGCTCACGCAAACGATGGCCTTCGGCATGGTCCACATTTCCACCTTGCAGGACGACATTTACCACGTCGTCGACGGCGGCCAAGCCTTGCTCGGTCGCAAGCAGCAAAAGCGCTACAGCGTCGGCGACAACGTCAAGGTGGTGATCGAACGCATCGACCGCTTCAAGCGCCAGATGGACTTCCGCCTCACCGACCAAATCGAGGACAAGCCCCGCCGCGGCGGCCGCGGTGGCCCACCCCGGGGCCGCAGCCAAGGCAGCCGCAGCTCAAGCAGCCGTAGCCAAAGCAGTCGGGGCCAAGGCGGCCGCAGCCAGGGCAGTAAAAGTAGCTCCAGCGGCAAGAGCAGTCAGGCAGGTAAGCGCAACCCTAGCGGCAAAAGCAGTCCCGGTGGCAAAAGCGGCGGCCGCGGCCAGCGCAAGCGCAACAAGTAG
- a CDS encoding ABC transporter substrate-binding protein, whose protein sequence is MRFLIDKCLIVWRGSFLVTTLVCLLCSPALLAHDDGPHEEKRLEKVTVQLKWLHQFQFAGFYTALEKGYYRDVGLDVELIEGGSHVDPEDVVLQGRADFGIGTPEVLLAFAEGKPVVVLGVIFQHSPYMILTTKESGLGDVSDLVGKRVMIEPQASEIYAYLKRERVPADSLKYLQHTSGVEELISGEVDAMSAYSTTEPYFLKEAGIDYFYFSPRSGGVDFYGDCLFTTKSMIEERPKLVERFYAATLKGWQDAMANPEEAVDLILEKWPTKSSREALLFEAQGMADLMHPELIPIGYMYEGRWEHIRDTFIELGMLRDAISLDGFLYRKNLKPDLTWYYISSGAAVLLAVIAFCVLFPLWRLNRRLRNEVKEHERTSLQLIEAKDAAERANRAKRQFVAQVSHDLRTPLNCILGFSELLLDDEKDIERRGSLMAIRSAGKSLLRMVDELLRIDQIESGRIAIAAIDFLIDDVTDPLMELLESSARGKGLILLSVIQAPLAGDMVGDPEKLRQILLNLMGNAIKFTEAGEVTLTVLADGDGMVRFKVEDSGPGIPPDMLDSIFEPFVRDVKQRHKEGAGLGLAIVKRMAKAMGGDVIATNTGHGALFELTLPLTSSKKKGLFKELGFEELAGQQVGVALDDSAWAQAVRGNLASLGLQLHDAHDAADCSFIIADKRQMPTDAFEQPVVALEPHHPVMSRRILGRYLLAAR, encoded by the coding sequence ATGCGTTTTTTGATAGATAAATGCCTAATCGTTTGGCGGGGGTCGTTTTTAGTGACGACCTTGGTGTGCTTGTTGTGTTCGCCAGCGCTGCTCGCGCACGATGATGGCCCGCATGAAGAAAAGCGGCTGGAAAAAGTAACCGTGCAGCTCAAATGGCTGCATCAGTTTCAGTTTGCGGGTTTTTACACGGCCTTGGAAAAGGGCTATTATCGCGATGTCGGCTTGGACGTGGAGCTAATCGAGGGCGGCTCCCACGTGGACCCGGAGGACGTGGTGCTGCAAGGGCGGGCAGACTTCGGCATCGGCACGCCGGAGGTGCTGCTGGCTTTTGCCGAGGGCAAGCCGGTGGTAGTGCTGGGCGTGATCTTCCAGCACTCGCCATATATGATTTTGACCACGAAGGAATCCGGCCTCGGTGACGTGTCGGACCTCGTGGGCAAACGGGTCATGATCGAGCCGCAGGCCAGCGAAATTTACGCCTACCTCAAGCGCGAGCGTGTGCCGGCGGACTCGCTGAAGTATCTTCAGCACACCTCCGGGGTGGAGGAGCTGATCTCCGGTGAGGTCGATGCGATGTCGGCCTACTCGACGACTGAGCCTTACTTTTTGAAGGAGGCCGGGATTGACTATTTTTATTTCAGCCCGCGTTCGGGCGGAGTGGATTTTTATGGCGACTGTCTGTTTACGACAAAGTCGATGATCGAGGAACGCCCCAAACTGGTGGAACGTTTTTACGCGGCCACGTTGAAGGGCTGGCAGGATGCCATGGCGAATCCGGAGGAAGCCGTGGACCTGATCCTTGAAAAGTGGCCCACCAAGTCCTCTCGCGAGGCGTTGCTCTTCGAAGCGCAGGGCATGGCCGACCTGATGCACCCGGAGCTGATTCCGATCGGATACATGTATGAAGGGCGCTGGGAGCACATTCGCGATACCTTTATTGAGCTGGGCATGCTCCGTGATGCGATCTCGCTGGATGGCTTTCTGTATCGGAAAAACCTGAAGCCGGACCTGACCTGGTATTACATCAGCTCGGGCGCGGCGGTACTGCTGGCGGTAATTGCCTTCTGCGTGTTGTTTCCTTTGTGGCGGCTCAACCGGCGTTTACGCAACGAGGTGAAGGAGCATGAGCGCACCAGTCTGCAACTGATTGAGGCCAAGGATGCGGCGGAGCGGGCCAACCGTGCCAAGCGTCAATTCGTGGCACAGGTGAGCCATGACTTGCGCACGCCGTTGAACTGCATTCTGGGCTTCTCCGAACTGCTACTGGATGATGAAAAAGACATCGAGCGACGCGGTAGCCTGATGGCGATTCGCTCCGCCGGGAAGTCGCTGCTGCGGATGGTGGACGAGCTACTGCGGATCGACCAAATCGAATCGGGGCGCATCGCGATTGCGGCAATTGATTTCCTCATTGACGACGTGACCGACCCGTTGATGGAGCTACTGGAGTCCAGTGCGCGCGGCAAGGGCCTGATCCTGCTCAGTGTCATCCAGGCCCCTTTGGCGGGCGATATGGTGGGCGACCCGGAAAAGCTGCGGCAAATCCTGCTCAACCTGATGGGCAACGCGATCAAGTTTACGGAAGCGGGCGAGGTCACGCTGACGGTCTTGGCCGATGGCGATGGCATGGTGCGCTTCAAGGTGGAAGACTCCGGGCCCGGCATCCCGCCGGACATGTTGGATAGTATTTTTGAGCCTTTCGTGCGCGACGTTAAGCAGCGGCACAAAGAAGGTGCCGGGTTGGGGCTAGCCATTGTTAAACGCATGGCGAAGGCAATGGGTGGCGACGTGATCGCCACCAATACCGGTCACGGCGCGTTGTTTGAATTAACGCTCCCGTTGACCTCTTCCAAGAAAAAGGGCCTGTTCAAGGAGCTTGGCTTCGAGGAGCTGGCTGGCCAGCAAGTCGGCGTCGCGCTGGATGACTCGGCCTGGGCACAAGCGGTGCGGGGCAACCTTGCCAGCTTGGGCCTCCAGTTGCACGATGCGCATGACGCAGCCGATTGTAGCTTTATCATTGCTGACAAACGCCAAATGCCGACCGATGCTTTTGAGCAACCGGTGGTCGCGCTGGAGCCGCATCATCCGGTGATGTCGCGTCGCATTCTGGGGCGTTACCTGTTGGCGGCGCGTTAG
- a CDS encoding DUF3592 domain-containing protein: MKRGGVARHAVEMSIPVIVTGILALAAILVAVRRGEWKPFIIGAVLLYAAAFILKVGLEQQQLWYESAHWKTIPATVVDSTKQKTTRKVKSGDSYRTEVSYHFKVAYDYTVDGIAYIGDRYTVGMYESSEAAVDELVKQYPKGKTIEILYDPANASESAITRGKVSSSWLLYAITLVPALFGGMFIFRTIQQAGITERQPS, translated from the coding sequence TTGAAGCGCGGCGGCGTGGCACGCCATGCTGTGGAAATGTCTATCCCAGTCATCGTTACGGGCATTCTTGCATTGGCGGCCATCCTCGTGGCGGTGCGTCGCGGAGAGTGGAAACCGTTTATCATCGGCGCGGTGTTGCTGTATGCGGCGGCCTTCATTTTGAAGGTGGGTCTGGAGCAGCAACAGCTCTGGTACGAGTCTGCGCATTGGAAAACTATTCCGGCAACGGTGGTGGACAGCACCAAGCAGAAGACCACGCGCAAAGTAAAGTCAGGGGACAGCTATCGGACCGAAGTTAGCTACCATTTTAAGGTTGCTTACGACTATACTGTGGATGGCATCGCCTACATCGGAGACCGCTACACGGTGGGTATGTATGAGAGTTCTGAAGCGGCGGTAGATGAGCTTGTGAAGCAATATCCGAAGGGTAAAACGATCGAGATACTGTATGATCCGGCGAACGCGTCTGAGAGCGCCATTACTAGGGGCAAAGTCAGCTCCAGTTGGTTGCTCTATGCCATTACGCTGGTGCCGGCGCTGTTTGGTGGCATGTTTATTTTTCGGACGATTCAGCAGGCTGGGATAACTGAACGCCAGCCTAGTTAA
- a CDS encoding YdbL family protein yields the protein MKQQAILGFFLSLLFAITAQAADLGAIKKSMQERQPQIESLWSQGLIGENNQGYVEARGSLSPDQTKLIAAENADRKTVYAAIAKNAGVTVDKVGQQRAAQISKGAANGLWLQDAKGAWYKK from the coding sequence ATGAAACAGCAAGCAATTCTTGGATTTTTCCTTTCCCTCCTCTTCGCCATCACCGCACAAGCGGCCGACCTTGGCGCGATTAAAAAGTCGATGCAGGAGCGCCAACCACAGATTGAATCGCTCTGGTCACAGGGCCTGATCGGTGAGAATAACCAGGGTTACGTCGAAGCGCGTGGATCACTGAGCCCCGACCAAACGAAGCTCATTGCCGCGGAAAACGCCGACCGTAAAACCGTCTATGCGGCCATCGCTAAAAATGCCGGTGTGACGGTGGATAAAGTCGGCCAGCAGCGGGCCGCGCAAATATCCAAAGGTGCCGCCAACGGCTTGTGGCTCCAGGACGCCAAAGGCGCGTGGTATAAGAAGTAA
- a CDS encoding phytoene/squalene synthase family protein, with protein sequence MLKPLGEAITRKLPTDWETPRPEVGWSRKPELAASLAACKESTREHATSFFFASFPLPAEKKCAAYAVYAFCRWVDDVIDETPPAEQPDLAALQAELDKMLAGKSNLPFAHAFAEVTRQYAVPTSFYVDLMEGCCWDRKPVEFVDWAELELYCYHVASVVGLIMSRIFGLKDIEGVPRAIEMGIAMQLTNILRDVAEDFARNRIYLPREELEQFDLSRDFLAAPDANDPRWQKFMRWQIDRARAYYRAGETGLPYLDGDGSRFCVKLMSRVYGGILGAIERKHSDVFAGRCYVPTPRKLSIALRSLAS encoded by the coding sequence ATGCTAAAACCGCTAGGCGAAGCCATTACCCGCAAACTGCCGACCGACTGGGAGACGCCCCGGCCGGAAGTTGGCTGGAGCCGCAAGCCGGAGCTCGCGGCATCATTGGCCGCGTGCAAGGAATCCACCCGCGAGCACGCCACGAGCTTCTTCTTCGCGTCCTTTCCCCTACCCGCCGAAAAGAAATGCGCCGCCTATGCAGTGTATGCATTCTGCCGCTGGGTGGACGACGTGATCGACGAAACGCCTCCCGCCGAGCAGCCAGATCTCGCCGCATTGCAAGCCGAGCTGGATAAGATGCTTGCCGGAAAAAGTAACCTGCCCTTCGCGCACGCCTTTGCCGAGGTCACACGCCAATACGCCGTGCCGACGAGCTTTTACGTCGATCTCATGGAAGGCTGCTGCTGGGACCGCAAGCCGGTGGAGTTCGTCGACTGGGCCGAGCTGGAACTTTACTGCTACCACGTGGCATCCGTCGTCGGCCTGATCATGAGCCGCATCTTTGGCCTCAAGGACATCGAAGGCGTGCCGCGCGCGATCGAAATGGGCATCGCGATGCAGCTCACGAACATCCTGCGCGACGTCGCCGAAGACTTTGCCCGCAACCGTATTTACCTGCCCCGCGAAGAGCTGGAACAGTTTGATCTAAGCCGGGATTTTCTTGCCGCGCCAGACGCCAACGATCCACGTTGGCAAAAGTTCATGCGTTGGCAAATTGACCGCGCGCGCGCCTACTACCGCGCTGGCGAAACCGGATTGCCCTACCTCGACGGCGACGGCTCACGCTTTTGCGTGAAGCTAATGAGCCGCGTTTATGGCGGCATCCTTGGTGCCATTGAGCGCAAGCATAGCGACGTCTTTGCTGGCCGATGCTATGTGCCTACGCCACGCAAATTGTCGATCGCGCTGCGTTCACTGGCGAGTTAG
- a CDS encoding DEAD/DEAH box helicase, protein MSEMPSFEALPLAEPLQRALREKQYTTPSPIQAQAIPPLLEGRDLLGSAQTGTGKTAAFALPILHQLHENPQRLIKKQFRALILCPTRELAVQVGKSFETYGQHLRLSTALVYGGVGAAPQIKALRRGVDILVATPGRLLDLYEQGHFNFDGVEFFVLDEADRMLDMGFIHDIKKIIYKLPVERQSLFFSATFSKNVTDLANEILDNPAEVRIAPEKQTADAVDHRMCFVDKDDKMLLLESLLDEQREKPGDHLTLVFSRTKHGADRLAKHLTRAGHKSEAIHGNKSQGARQRALENFRRGKVGILVATDVAARGIDVKNITMVVNFDLPDEPEAYVHRIGRTARGGAEGVALSFCTSNDMNELRAVERLIKQQIMTHDAHPFHQPKVESRRESGGKPGQGKRFQRKGKGGFSGGGGGFRGKSGGGFRGNGGPRGKRNFHAKRGPRSAAANG, encoded by the coding sequence ATGAGCGAAATGCCTTCCTTCGAGGCTCTGCCACTGGCGGAGCCCCTGCAACGCGCTTTGCGCGAAAAGCAATATACCACGCCGTCACCGATCCAAGCACAGGCTATCCCGCCGCTGCTGGAAGGACGTGACCTGCTTGGCTCCGCGCAAACCGGCACCGGTAAAACGGCCGCCTTCGCGCTGCCGATTCTGCACCAACTGCACGAGAACCCACAGCGCCTGATCAAGAAGCAATTCCGTGCACTGATCCTGTGCCCAACCCGTGAACTCGCCGTGCAAGTCGGCAAGAGTTTTGAAACCTACGGTCAGCACCTGCGCCTGTCGACGGCTCTCGTCTATGGTGGCGTTGGCGCGGCTCCGCAGATCAAAGCGCTGCGCCGCGGCGTGGACATTCTGGTGGCCACTCCGGGCCGCCTGCTCGACCTTTATGAGCAGGGCCATTTCAACTTCGATGGCGTAGAGTTCTTCGTGCTAGACGAAGCCGACCGCATGCTCGACATGGGCTTCATTCACGACATCAAGAAGATCATCTATAAGCTCCCAGTGGAGCGCCAGTCGTTGTTCTTCTCGGCCACGTTCTCCAAGAACGTCACCGATCTGGCCAACGAGATTCTCGACAACCCGGCCGAAGTCCGCATCGCACCGGAAAAGCAAACGGCCGACGCCGTTGACCACCGCATGTGCTTCGTCGACAAGGACGACAAGATGCTCCTGCTCGAAAGCTTGCTCGACGAGCAGCGCGAAAAGCCGGGCGACCACTTGACCCTCGTCTTCAGCCGCACCAAGCACGGTGCCGACCGTCTGGCCAAGCATCTGACCCGCGCCGGTCACAAGTCGGAGGCCATCCACGGCAACAAGTCACAAGGTGCCCGCCAACGCGCACTGGAAAACTTCCGCCGCGGCAAAGTCGGCATCCTCGTGGCAACCGACGTCGCCGCTCGCGGCATCGACGTGAAGAACATCACCATGGTCGTGAACTTCGATTTGCCCGACGAACCCGAAGCCTACGTACACCGCATCGGTCGCACAGCCCGTGGCGGTGCCGAGGGTGTGGCCCTCTCCTTCTGCACGAGCAACGACATGAACGAACTTCGTGCCGTAGAGCGTCTCATCAAGCAGCAGATCATGACGCATGACGCACATCCCTTCCACCAGCCCAAGGTTGAGTCCCGCCGCGAAAGCGGCGGCAAGCCCGGCCAAGGCAAGCGCTTCCAGCGCAAGGGCAAGGGCGGCTTCAGCGGCGGTGGCGGCGGCTTCCGTGGCAAAAGCGGCGGTGGTTTCCGCGGCAATGGCGGCCCACGCGGCAAGCGTAACTTCCATGCCAAGCGCGGCCCACGCAGCGCGGCAGCCAATGGCTAA
- a CDS encoding DUF6980 family protein, with the protein MAHCCDEMDAAVSHNCSEHPNPYDCPDRTIIHLERQNAYGLIMHDGGSSYVEIAFCPFCGAQLPIKNRK; encoded by the coding sequence ATGGCTCACTGCTGTGATGAGATGGATGCTGCGGTAAGCCACAACTGTAGTGAGCATCCTAATCCCTACGATTGTCCTGATCGGACGATTATACATTTAGAGCGACAGAACGCTTATGGGCTAATCATGCACGACGGCGGGTCGTCCTATGTTGAAATTGCTTTCTGCCCGTTTTGTGGAGCGCAATTGCCGATTAAAAATCGTAAATAG
- a CDS encoding arsenate reductase family protein, which yields MLKFYEYDKCSTCRKARKWLDEHGVTYERLPIRETPPSPAELQTMLDAYNGEIKKLLNTSSGDYRTSGIKDELSDLTNDQAFARLQQTGNLVKRPFLIGDGVTLVGFKETEWVAQVG from the coding sequence ATGCTCAAATTCTACGAATACGACAAGTGCTCCACCTGCCGCAAGGCGCGCAAGTGGCTGGACGAACATGGCGTTACCTACGAGCGCCTGCCGATCCGCGAGACACCGCCCTCCCCTGCCGAGCTGCAGACCATGCTCGATGCCTACAATGGCGAGATCAAGAAGCTGCTCAACACCAGCAGTGGCGACTACCGCACCAGCGGCATCAAAGACGAGCTCTCCGACCTGACGAACGATCAAGCCTTTGCCCGGCTTCAGCAGACCGGTAACCTCGTCAAACGCCCGTTCCTCATCGGCGACGGCGTGACACTGGTCGGCTTTAAGGAAACCGAGTGGGTGGCGCAAGTCGGGTAG
- the guaB gene encoding IMP dehydrogenase, with amino-acid sequence MSESIDQAFYKSAEQFFIANSGIALTYDDVTLATRHSAVLPRNTVTEVELSHGLHLSLPIISSDMDTVTEATMAIAMASNGGLGLIHYNMSEREQIKQVARVKNNIHGLIQDPIKIGPDAYIADVLEIIEEKGYKFSTFPVVEDSGKLLGLLPGRVVKERYRDRKVIEAMTPRGDVYTISTKTIEDDPIAAADKFFNDHLGIHKLLVVDEQDRLHGLFTLSDIERINDEQRANVKPARDKEFRLVCGAAVSAPRTSEGDLDRDRIIGHVGALVNEGLDAVAISTAHGHSEGVGQAIRLIRSEFKDLTIIAGNVTSAEGVGFLAEAGANAIKVGQGPGSICTTRIVAGVGIPQLTALYVCSQAAKKYGVKILADGGITKSGDIVKALTLADAVMCGSLLAGCREAPGQILEIDGKLYKQYRGMGSLEAMKAGSAARYGHASKDRNRKIAAEGIEALKEVSGSVDAVLDQLTGGLQSGMGYLGANNLAEHKERARYIRVSPAGQRESAPHDVVEVKTTKE; translated from the coding sequence ATGAGCGAATCCATCGACCAAGCATTTTACAAGAGCGCCGAACAATTTTTTATCGCCAATTCTGGCATCGCGCTCACGTATGACGACGTAACCCTGGCCACCCGCCACTCAGCCGTTTTGCCGCGCAACACGGTCACTGAGGTGGAGCTTTCCCACGGCCTGCATTTGTCCCTGCCCATCATATCGTCGGACATGGACACCGTCACCGAAGCCACCATGGCCATCGCCATGGCCTCCAACGGCGGCCTCGGGCTCATCCACTACAACATGAGCGAGCGCGAGCAGATCAAGCAGGTAGCCCGCGTTAAAAATAACATCCATGGCCTGATTCAGGACCCGATCAAGATCGGCCCCGACGCCTACATTGCCGACGTCCTCGAAATCATCGAGGAAAAGGGCTATAAGTTCAGCACCTTCCCCGTTGTCGAAGACAGCGGCAAGCTCCTCGGCCTTCTGCCCGGACGTGTCGTCAAGGAACGCTACCGCGACCGCAAAGTCATCGAGGCCATGACGCCTCGCGGTGATGTTTACACCATCTCGACCAAGACCATCGAAGATGACCCCATCGCGGCGGCGGATAAGTTTTTCAACGACCATCTGGGCATTCACAAGCTGCTCGTCGTCGATGAGCAGGACCGCCTCCACGGCCTGTTCACACTGAGCGACATCGAGCGCATCAACGACGAACAACGCGCCAACGTCAAACCGGCGCGCGACAAGGAATTCCGCCTCGTGTGCGGTGCCGCCGTATCCGCCCCGCGCACCAGCGAGGGCGACCTCGACCGCGACCGCATCATCGGCCACGTCGGTGCCCTCGTTAATGAAGGCCTCGACGCCGTGGCGATCTCCACTGCCCACGGCCACAGCGAAGGCGTCGGCCAGGCCATCCGCCTGATCCGAAGCGAATTCAAGGACCTGACGATCATCGCGGGCAACGTCACCAGCGCCGAAGGCGTGGGCTTCCTCGCTGAGGCAGGTGCCAACGCGATCAAGGTCGGCCAGGGCCCGGGCTCCATTTGCACGACGCGCATCGTCGCCGGCGTCGGCATTCCCCAGCTCACCGCGCTCTACGTGTGCAGCCAGGCCGCCAAGAAATATGGCGTGAAGATTCTCGCCGACGGCGGTATCACCAAGAGCGGCGACATCGTTAAGGCCCTCACCCTTGCAGACGCCGTCATGTGCGGCAGCCTGCTCGCCGGTTGCCGCGAGGCACCGGGGCAGATCCTCGAAATCGACGGCAAACTTTACAAACAATACCGCGGCATGGGCAGCCTCGAAGCCATGAAGGCCGGTAGCGCCGCCCGCTACGGCCACGCCAGCAAAGACAGGAACCGCAAGATCGCGGCCGAGGGCATTGAAGCACTTAAGGAAGTATCCGGTAGCGTTGACGCCGTGCTCGACCAGCTAACCGGCGGCCTCCAAAGCGGCATGGGCTACCTCGGCGCAAACAACCTCGCCGAGCACAAGGAACGCGCCCGCTACATCCGCGTCTCCCCCGCCGGCCAACGCGAAAGCGCCCCCCACGACGTCGTCGAAGTCAAAACCACCAAGGAGTAG